ATTTCCTTGGCGACGGTGACGCCGTCCTTGGTGATGCGCGGCGCACCGAAGCTCTTGTCGATCACGACGTTGCGGCCCTTCGGGCCGAGCGTCACCTTGACCGCGTTGGCGAGGATATCGACGCCGCGCAGCATGCGATCACGGGCGTCTCCGGAAAATTTAACGTCTTTGGCAGCCATTTGAATTGCTCCTTGAATGAATTGGATACGGTTGCCTGCCGGGCGTCTCTTCCCCTCTCCCCTTGTGGGAGAGGGTGGATCGAATGAGCGTCAGCTCATTCGAGACGGGTGAGGGGTCTGTCTCCGCGGATAGAGACCCCTCATCCGGCGCGCTTTGCGCGCCACCTTCTCCCACAAGGGGAGAAGGGAAGAAGCGACGAGCCGTGCGCGGCGGCTATTGAATGCAATTAGCTCAGCACGCCCATGATGTCCGACTCCTTCATGATCAGGAGTTCGTCGCCATCGAGCTTGACTTCGGTGCCCGACCATTTGCCGAACAGCACGCGGTCGCCGATCTTGAGGTCGATCGGGATCAGCTTGCCGGCCTCGTCGCGACCGCCGGGGCCGACCGCGGTGACTTCGCCCTGCGAGGGCTTTTCCTTGGCGCTGTCGGGAATGATGATGCCGCCCTTGGTCTTCGCTTCGGCATCGATACGCTTGACCACGACGCGGTCATGCAGCGGGCGGAATTTGGATTTGGACATGAGGTTTCCTCTTTAATTCCTATGGGAGGCTCGGTTTCAGGTCTGGTTGCCATCGAAAATGGCTGGGAATGCCGGCTGTTCGAACCCATCCCGGGCGGGACGGCAGGTCCCCTTAGCAATCGTTGCATTTGAGTGCTAATTGAGGCCCGGGGAATATGACTTGGCGTGGTTCCTGTCAAGCAAGCGTGCCCAAGGGGAGCCAAAGGGAAGGCCAAGGCCTAAAAAAGGTTAAGGCCTTGGTGAGGCCAATATAGGATGCTCGTTGAGAAACCAAATCGGAACGGTGGCGTAACTAAATGGGCGTCATTGCTCCGGCAGGCGTTTTGCGGTTGGCTGCGGGATGGGCGGCTAAGGAATTGGTCGGGGGAATGCAATGATCAGCTCAGATAATGCGCGTACGGTTGCCAATCTGGCGATCGCTTCGGCGCTGACGGTTTTCCTCGCGGGGTGCGGCAGCATGAGCCTGCCGTCGCTGTCGTCGAGTTCATCGCCCGAGCCGGTCGAGCCCGGGGTAGCCCCCGAAATGCCGGCCTCGATCCGCGCCGACGAGATCGTCGGCCGCTGGGGCCTCGCCTCGTTCCAGAATCCGGCGGACCGCGCCAGGACCGAAGCCGCGGCGAGGGGACAGTGCAAGCAGCCTTACGTGATCAGCGCCGGGCAGTCCGGCGGTGTGGTCATGCATCTGGCCGACCAGGCGACGCCGCAGGAGCTGCGCCTCAAGGGCAGCCCGAGCGGCAAGAACTATATCGGCCCGCCCGGACCCACCCCCGGCGAACAGGACCGCGAGATCGTGTCGTTCGACGGCCGGGTGCTGGTCACGCGCTTCGTCGACAAGGACGCCGCAGTCCGTTACGGCAACATGGTCTATGTGCGCTGCGCCCCGCGGGCGTGAGCTGAGATTTCATTTACGATAGGCCGTCATTCCGGGGCGATGCGAAGCATCGAACTACGATGCGCGAGTGCGCATCTGAGAATATCGAGATTCCGGGTCTGGTGCTAGCGCACCATCCCGGAATGACGGAGCCAAATAAGAAACAAAAAAAACGCCGGCATCGCTGCCGGCGTTTTTCGTTGCGGATGCCGTCGCCTTGTGTCGCCAGGCGGCGGGAGCAAAATCTCAATCGAACAGGGCGTCGATGTCGTCCTGCGAGGCGTGGCCGACGTCGCCGTCGAGCTTCGGGCCGTTGAGTAGCTTGGCGTCGCCTTCGCGGGTATCGACGATCGGCGTGGCGTGGGCCTTGATCGCGTCGACGCCACCCCAGATGTCCATCATCGCGTTGATGTGATTTTCGATGAACTTCATCGTCGTCATCACCTTGTTGATGCGCTGGCCGGTGAGATCCTGGAAATTGCAGGCCTCGAAGATCGAGATCACGCGTTCCTGGATATCCTCGGCGAGCAACTTCTGCTGGTCCGGCGAGATGTTCTTCGACAGCGCGCTGGCGGCCTGGTCGATCGCCTCGGTGGCTTCGAGAATCTGCTGGGTGGCTTGTTCGGTGCCGCCGACGACGGCGCCGAGTTCGCCATTGACCTTGGCCATTTCCGCGCCGTCGTGACTCTTGCCGTGCAGCACGGCGATTTCGCGCTTGGTGCGGTTGATGGCGTCGTGAATGAGGTCGAGCTCGACCTTGAGCTTTTCGCACTGTTCGATCTGGGCGCGATAGGTTTCCAGAAGCGTATGCGCCTCCGCGACTTCGCGCGCGACGCTGGCTTCCGCGGTTTCGGTCACTGCCGCGCGGTGGTGACCGCCGCCGGCGGCCATCTGGGCGCGGATCGAGCGCAGCTCGGACATGATCTCGCGATGCATCGGGCCGATGTCGCCGCCTTCGGCGACCACGGACACGGGCGCGTCGCCCATAATGGCTTGTTCGATACGAAAACGTTTGCGACTAACCGACATGAGTTTTTTCCCACCCCTTCACTTCCGGTGTTTTAGACCGAGGCGATTTAACGTCAGGTTCACGCGGGAACATGCCGCGGCGCGCTTTGCGAACGCGCAAACCACCGATTAACCATGAAGGGTCCGCGTTCACCCAAAATAAACGCTACCGGACAAATCAGCGCCTGGTCGACGACGTGGTGAATCGAAACGCCGTCTGCGTTTACCAAACCGATTAGGTTTTCGTTTGTATTGATTGCGTGCAACGGCGCCGTGCAGGCGCTGCCCCGCAGTAACAGTGACGAAACAGTAACGAGTACGTCGATGTCAAAAATCTCCCTTGCGCTCCTCGCGAGTGTGTCTTGCCTTTGCTTCGCCGACCAGGCCGCAGCAATTGACGCTTCGCCATTTGCTGGACCCTCCGTCATTTATGCCCGCGAGCCCGCGCAGCCGGCGCCGGTGCGCACCGCCTCCGCCGATCGCAGCCAGATGGGCGGCGGCTTCATCGAATTCCTGTTCGGCGATGCGCCGCAGGGCGGCCGTTACCAGCAGCAGCCGATGTATCAACAGCAGCCGGATAGCGGATATGGCCGGCGTTCGCTGCTGCCGCCGATGGATCCGCAGCAGTCGATGATCCGTCAGCAGGAAGAGGCGGCCGAACCCGCGCAGCGGCCGTTCGATCCGAAATACGAAAAGCAGATGGTCGAGTATCACGGCAAGGAAAGCGCCGGCACCATCGTCGTCGACACGCCGAACAAGTTTCTGTTCCTGGTGCAGGGCGACGGCAAGGCGATGCGCTACGGCATCGGCGTCGGCCGTCCCGGCTTCACCTGGTCGGGCGTCAAGACGATCTCCGCCAAGAAGGAATGGCCGGCCTGGACGCCGCCGCCGGAAATGCTGGCGCGGCGCCCCGATCTGCCGCGGCACATGGAAGGCGGCCCGCAAAATCCGCTGGGTGCGCGCGCGATGTATCTGGGATCGTCGCTGTATCGCATCCACGGCTCCAACGAGCCCTGGACCATCGGCACCAACGTGTCCTCCGGCTGCATCCGGATGCGCAACGAGGACGTGATCGATCTCTACGGCCGCGTCGGCGTCGGCGCCAGGGTCGTCGTGATCTAACATAGCGTTTTCGAGCGAAGCATGCCCCCGGACTTGATCCGGGGGTGGATCCGGTTCGCGTCAAGAAAGCGCGTCAAAAAAAGAATTCACCTGGAATCAAAACGGCCGCCCGATCGGGCGGCCGTTTCTCGTGTCAGGTCTGCGGTTGCTCAGGCGAAATCGCTGTCGCCGTCGTCGCCGCCGTCTCCGCCGTCGTCATCGAAGCCGTCGGAGTCGTGATCCGTGTCGTCGTTCGACGCCTGGTCGAACAGTCCGGCGCGCGAACCGTAATTGTCGTCGGCGCGCTGGCCCGAGGATGAACCCGAAGAAGAATTGATGTCGTTGATCCCGGCGTCACGCGCCAGATCGCTGCTCGATTGATCGCCCCACGGCTTCTGGTTGCCGCCGCCGCCAAGGCCGGATGAATCGGCGAACGACTGCTGGTGACCGCCGCCGCCCATCATCGAGCGAATGCTGCCGAGCAGCAGCGATCCGCCGACCACGCCGGCCGCGGCCGCCGCTGCGGTTCCGAGAAACGAGCCGCCACCACCGACCGCCGGCTGCTGGGCGCCATAGGGCTGGCCGTAGGCCGGCTGACCGTATTGCTGTCCATACTGTTGTCCCGGCGCCTGGCTCTGCTGCATCACCTGGCCGCTGTTCCAGACCGGACGGCCGCCGCCGATGTCGGGTGCGCGGACGTGCGGCACCGAGCCCGAACCTTGCGGCTGGCTCTGCCCGAAGATCGCGTCGCGCATCGAATCGAGGAAACCGCCGGATTGGTTCGGCTGGCCGGTTTGCGCGGCCTCCAGTTCCTGGATGCGGTCATGGGCGCGCTTCAGCGCCTCGTCCTGCACGAGAGTGGTCTGCACCAGCGCATAGATCGCATTGGGTGCGATGCGCAGGCCCTGCATGATCGCGGACATGGCCTCGGGATCGCGCGGCGCGGTCTCGAGCTTGGCGAGCCGGTCGAAAAGATCGTCAATCAGTTGGCGTTCTTGCGGTGTCATGGCCTTCTCCCTCGCGTCGAATGGGTATCGAGCGCGGGGAAGATGTAGGCGGGAGTTTGCGTCGCAAGTAGTGCCGGGGCGAATTAAATTTTGGTATGCGACATCTCGACCGGCTGGTTTTCGTGAACCTTTTCAGGCCAGTGTTACATTATTCGCGGCAAGCAGCGGCGGGAACCGGTCGCCGGCGAGAAAGGCGTGTTCGGCTTCGCGCTGGGTGGTCAGCGGATCGAGGCTGGCAAGCGTCTCGTCGACAAAACCGGGATGACACATCACCAGGCCGTCTTCCGGCAAGCCGTCGAGGAACTGCCGCATCAGCGCGCCGAAATCAGGCTCTGTCGAGAAATCATAGGCGCCGGCAAAGGCCGGGTTGAACGCCAGTCCGGCGCGCGTCGCCCGCTTGCGGAACTGCGAACTCAGGACGTCGAGCACCAGTGCCTTCGGCGCGCCGAGCCGTTTCGCCAGCGGTTGAAGGCGTCCGCCCTGGCGTACCCAGGCGCCGGGGGCGGCTTCCTTCACCGCACGCAGAAAGGCGTCGCGCGCTTGCGGAAACAATTGCGCATGCTGATGGCCGTCAACGAAATCCGGCGCACGGCCGAACAGATCCTTGAAGGTGGCGAGTTGCACCATCAGCTCACCATAGATCATCTCGACATCGAGCCGCCGCAACAGGCCGGCGCGCAACAGTTTCGGAAAGGCTGGGAACATGCCGCCATCGGTGGGGCGGAAATGCATCGTCAGCGGGCGGAACGGCGCCGTCAGCGTCGCGTGCAGGCCGATCGCGCAGCGCGGGCTTTTCGCGGCGACTTCCTGCAAGGCCTTGACCTCGTCGCGGCCGATGGCGGGGCCCACCACCATCACCGATGTCGCATTGAGACGGCCGCGGCCGATGAGTTCGCGAATGGCGCGGTTGACGCCCTCGGCGAGGCCGTAATCGTCGGCGCACAGCCAGATCCGGCGCGGCGGCGCGGCGTCGTTCATTCGGCGGCGGTCCGCGTGGTGGTGGTCTGCTCAGTGGTGTTGGCGGCCGTTTCGCTCGAGGCGTGCTTCTCGGAATGCTCGGCGACGAAGTAGATCGGCCGCGCTTTCAGTTCCGACAGGATCTTGCCGATATATTCGCCGACGATGCCGATCATGATCAGCTGCACGCCGCCGATCGTCATCAGGCCGATCACCAGCGAGGGATAGCCGGGCACCTGCTTGCCGGTCGTCCAGACTTCCCAGAGAATGGAAAGACCGAACATGAAGGCGCCGGCGGCGAGCAGCACGCCGAACAGGCTGGCGAAGCGGAGTGGCGCCACCGAGAACGAGGTCAGGCCTTCGATCGATAGGCCGATCAGCCGGCCCGGGCTGAAGGTGGTGACGCCATGCGCGCGCGGCGCCGGTTCGTAGTCGACGCGGACCTGGCGGAAGCCGATCCAGCTGGCGAGACCTTTAAAGAAACGGTTGCGCTCGGGAAGCTGCTTCAGCGCCCGGGCGGCGCGCGGCGACAGCAGACGGAAGTCGCCGGCGTCCTCGGGGATCTTCTGCCGCGCGCCCCAGTTGATCAGCGCGTAGAAGCTGTGCACCGCCTGGCGGCGCAGGAACGATTCATTGTCGCGATGCGCCTTCGCGGTATAGACCACGTCGTAGCCGTCATCGATCCAGTGCGCGACGAGCTTTTCGACCAGATCAGGCGGATGCTGGCCGTCGCCGTCCATGAACAACACCGCGCCGCGGCGGGCATGGTCCAGTCCGGCCATCAAGGCGGCTTCCTTGCCGAAATTGCGCGATAGCGACACCACCTGGACGTCGAGCGCCTCGGCCTTGAGGGTGCGCGCGATCGACAGCGTCGCATCGGCGCTGCCGTCGTCGACATAGACCACTTCGCAGCCGAGCTCGTAACGCGCGTGAAGCGTCTTCGCGAGCCCAATCAGCCGCTCGTGCAGCGCAGCAAGGCCGGCGGCCTCGTTATAGACGGGCACGACGATCGACAGCCCCTGCGCCGCGGCATTGGCCGCGGTGGTGGACAATCCAGAGACGTCGGTACCCAGCATCATCGTGTCAGTTCCAAGCTTGCTCATCGCCAACATATGGCAATCGCCGCGCCTTGTCGCTACGGGCGCAGGAACCGGCCGTACGTCCCTGTCACCGCAAGAACGCCTCGAGCCGGGCGAACAGCGGGTTTTCGCGGTCGAGCACGTAATCGAGCGAGGCCACCGAAACCGTGTCGGCGCCGTGCCCGCGCAGGAAACTGCCGAGCGCGTAGATCTGCATCGGCGGGCAGTGCAGCGTCAGCATGCCGGACGAGGTCGGGCCGCCGAACGGGGCGACGACGCCGAAGCGGTTATGGGCTTCGGCCAGCAGTGCATCGTTGCAGCCGGCGAAACGGGTCCGCACTTCGCGATATTTGCTGGCGCGGGCGCGGGCGGCGATGTGATCCAGGATCACCCGCGCGGTCTCCCTGGCCGCGCTCGACCAGTCGGCGTCCCTGGAGGCGACCAGGTTGGCCTGGCTGCGCAGGATCACGCCGTCGTCGAGCACCTTGAGCCCGTTGGCGGCAAGCGTCGCGCCGGTGGTGGTGATATCGACGATCATCTCGGCGGTGCCGACCGCCGGCGCGCCTTCGGTGGCGCCGGCGCTCTCGATGATGCGGTAATCGACCACGCCATGGGCGGCGAAGAAGTTGCGGGTCAGGTTGATGTACTTGGTCGCGACCCGCATCCGCCGGTTATGCTGGGCGCGAAAGCCGGTCGTAACATCGTCAAGGTCGGCCATGGTGCGGACGTCGATCCAGGCCTGCGGCACCGCGACCACGACATTGGCGCTGCCGAAACCGAGGCCGTCGATCAGCAGCACGCGCTGGTCGGCATCGGCAATGCTCTCGCGCAACAGGTCTTCGCCGGTGACGCCGAGATGCACCATGCCGCGCGCCAGCTGCGAGGCGATCTCGCTGGCCGAAAGGTAGGCGATCTCGACATTGTCGAGGCCCGTGATGGTGCCGCGGTAATCGCGCGCGCCGCCGGGCTTGGCGAGGACAAGTCCTGCGCGGGCGAAGAAGGCTTCGGCGTTTTCCTGCAGGCGGCCCTTGGAGGGCACGGCCAGAACGAACGGCGCGGTCATGCGACGCTTCCTTGCGCGAGAGGTTTGCCGAGTTGCGTCAGGGCCTCGATCCAGACCGAAAATCCGACCGCGGGAATGGGTGTCGCGGCGCCGAGCTGGGTCATCAGCCCGTCATAGCGCCCGCCGGCCACCAGCGGCTCGACGTCGCTGCCTTTAGCGTGCAATTCGAATTCGAAGCCGGTGTAGTAGTCGAGGCCGCGTCCGAACGAAGTCGAGAAGCGGGTCATCGACGTGTCGATGCCGCGGGCGGCCATGAAGCCGACGCGGCTTTCGAGCTGATCGATCGCTGCCGTCAGATCGAGCTTGGCATCATCAGCCAGCGCGCGCAGTTGCGCTACCGATTGATCCGGATCGCCTGCGATGGCGAGGAAGCGCTTGATGATGCCGAGCGCATCGCGCGGCAAGGCGCCGCCCTTCAGCGTCGACTGTTCGAGGAAGCGGTCGGCGATTTCGGCAACCGAGCGGCCGCCGACATTGGTGGTGCCGGCGATCGACATCAGGTCGGTCACCAGCGCCAGTGCCGCCTTGCGGTCGGAGCCGGCAAGTGCTGCGAGTACGCCCTCATATTCGTTGCGGCCAAGTGCTGTCGCGAGCGTCAGCCGCTCGATGTCCTGGGTCAGGCTGAGCTTGCGGTTGAAATCCTTGATCAGCCGTCGCCGCCAGACCGGGTAAAGGTTGAGCGCATCGATCAGCGCGGTGAACAAGGCGACATCGCCGGTGCGGACTTCGACATCCTTCAATCCGAACGCGGCGGTGGCTTCCAGCGCCAGCGCCAGCATTTCGGCGTCGGCGGCCGCGCGGTCCTGCCGTCCGAAGGATTCGATGCCGGCCTGCAGGAATTCGCTCGGCTGGCCGCCGCGATAGCGGAACACCGGCCCGAGATAGCTGAAACCGGCCGGCTGGCCGGCGCGGCCGGAGGCGAGATAGTCGCGCGCCACCGGAATGGTCAGGTCGGGCCGCAGGCAGAGTTCCTCGCCGCTGGCATCGGTGGTCAGGTAAAGGCTCTTGCGGATGTCCTCGCCGGAAAGGTCGAGAAACGGCTCGGCCGGCTGCAAGATTGCGGGCTCAGCCTGGACGTAGCCGGCTTGCGCAAACGACAATAGCAGCGCGTCCGCCCAGGCGGCGGACCCGGCAGCCCCTCGGGCGGCGGCGGTTACGGTCATCTCAACGTCCAAATATCCGGAAAATCCGGGTTTCACGGGGTGAAAGGGCAGATTCTAGGGCTCTCGGCGGAGGCCTTAGCATGGCCCGCGCGGGGTTTCGACAGGGATTGGGCAAGTCACTTAATGGGGCGCTTAAGGTGCCGTAACGGGTCAGGCCGGACCCGGCGATCCCGGCCCGGCCCAGTCGCCCAGCGCCGTCTGCACCAGCGCCAAGGCGGCGACCCCGGCAGTATCCGCGCGCAGGATCCGGGGCCCCAGCGACAGCCGCAGGATGTTGGGCTGCCGCAGCAGCAGCGTGCGCTCTTCCGCGGCAAAGCCGCCCTCGGGCCCAATCAAAATATCGATGCCGTCGGCCGCCGCCGCCTGTTGCAGCGCCTGCACCGGATTGGCTGATACGGCGGCCTCGTCGCAGAACACCAGCAGGCGTGAAGGTCGGCGCTGGCCGAGATAGCGGTCGAGCGGCACCGGCTCGGCCACTTCGGCGAGGCTCAGGATGCCGCATTGCTCGGCCGCCTCGATCACATTGGCGCGCATCCGCTCGCCGTTGACCCGGGAGACCTGGGTGTGGCGGGTCAGCACTGGCTGCAGGGTCGAGGCCCCCATTTCGACCGCCTTCTGGACCATGTAGTCGAGCCTGGCGTGCTTGAGCGGTGCGAACACATAGGCGATGTCGGGCAGGCGGTCCTGCGGCCGCGTCGGCGTCACGATCACCAGGGCGTCCGGTCGCTTGCGGCCGGCAATCTGCGCCTGCCATTCGCCGTCACGGCCGTTGAAGACCAGGATCGTGTCGCCGGCGGCAAGCCGCAGCACATTGCCAAGGTAATTGCTCTGGTTCCGCTCCAGCGCGACCGTTTGCCCCACCTTCAGAGGGGCATCGACGAACAGGCGCGGGGCGCTAAAATCGAAATCAGGCATTTGTGATCATCCAATCGGAGCGTCTTTTAACCGAAACGACCGAATCAGGGGCAAATATTGGCCTCCGATGTGGCCCTACGCCGTGCTGTTGCCCAATTCGACGGGTTGTTAAGGGCATCCAGCAATCGTAAAAAGCCGTCATCTGAAATCGTGCTTCGATCGGAACACGAAAGGCCCCGCTGGCCCTTGCCGGAGAAACACTCTTGATGATCCGCCGCCTCATTGTGCCGTTGACCGTGGCCGCCGTGACCATCTACGCCGGTCACGCCTTCGCGCAGGGCGCATTTCCGGCCCCGCTTCCCAACGGCCAAATGGCGCCGCCTGCCGCTTCGGCGCCGGCGAATGACTCGGCCTTCACCAGAGGCGCTGCACCGGTCGCGGGTCCTGGCTTCGGTGGCGCCGGACCGCAGCCGCCCTCGGGCGGGCCGGCCAGCGCCGACGCCTGCATGAAGGGCTTTGTTCCCTTGCGCGAAGAAGCAGAGAAACGCGGCAAGCTGATCAAGGCTGCCAGTGACCGCCATGCCCCGCCGGACGAGGCCTGCAAGCTGATCCGCAATTTCGGCGCGTCCGAAACCAAGATGATCAAGTATATCGAAGCCAATTCGGCGAAATGCGGAATTCCGCCGCAGATCGGCGACCAGCTCAAGCAAGGCCACGCCAACACCGAGAAGATGCAGAACCAGGTCTGCAACGTGGCGCAGCAGGCGGCCAGCCAGCGGCCGGCCGGCCCCAGCCTCAGCGACGTGCTGGGCACTTCGGCGGCGCTGCCCGAGGCGCAGACCGTGAAGAAGGGCGGCAGCACCTTCGACACCTTGAACGGCAACGTTCTGACGCGATGACCCGTATCAGATGAGCGACGCCAGCGCCCGCGTTGCCGATGCGACCGGCAACTGGGTCGATACGCGCGCGCCGTCCTGGTCGCGGCCTTATCTGCGGCTCGCCCGTTTCGACCGCCCGATCGGATCCTGGCTGCTGTTGATGCCGTGCTGGTGGTCGGCGGCGCTCGCCGCCGGCGTCGCGCGCGACATCAGCCAGTTGGCGTTCGTGGTCCTGCTGTTCTTGATCGGTGCCTTCGTGATGCGCGGCGCCGGCTGCACCTGGAACGACATCACCGATCGCGACCTCGACGCCAGGGTCGAGCGGACGCGGTCGCGGCCGATCCCGGCAGGCCAGGTGAGCGTGGCGCAGGCCTTTGCCTTTCTGGTGCAGCAGGCCCTGATCGGGCTCGCCGTGCTGCTGCAGTTCAACCGCTTCGCGATCATGACCGGGATCGCGTCGCTGGTCATTGTCGCGGTCTATCCGTTCATGAAGCGCATCACCTGGTGGCCGCAGGTCGTGCTGGGCCTGGCGTTCTCCTGGGGCGCGCTGATGGGCTTTGCCGTCACGCTGGGGCGGATCGACCTCACCGCGCTGGTTCTCTATGCCGGCTCGATCGCCTGGGTGATCGGTTACGACACCATCTACGCGCATCAGGACGCCGAGGACGACGCGCTGATCGGCATCAAGTCCACCGCGCTTCTGTTCGGCGCCCGCACCCATCGCGCGCTGATCGTGTTCTACGCGCTCGCGGTGTTGCTGATCGGTGTGGCGCTATCGCTGGCCGGCGCGCGATGGCCGGCATGGATCGGATTGATGGCGTTCGCGGTCCACCTGGGCTGGCAGATCCGAAGGCTCGATATCGGCGATCCCGCGCTGTGCCTGCGCGTTTTCAAATCCAACCGCGATGCCGGGCTGTTGCTGTTCGCGGGCCTGCTGGTGGATGCGGTGATGCGGGCCGGGGCGTGATTGTGTCGCTGCGGGTGGGATCGTACCCCTCCGATTGCTCCGAAAGAAGCGTCGGATGACGCGGAGTCTGTCATCGGGTGTACGTAGGCGCCGCCGGTGCCTGGCCGGGCGTGGACTCATTGGCGCGCAATCCGCCAATGTTCTGAATCTGCTTCCGCTGTTGGCGGCGGCATAGCGGACATGGCCGGATTTGCTGCTGCGGCGCCCGTGTAGCGAATGACTCGGAGCAGACATTCGCTCTAGCCGCACGGCTGACCTCTGTGCTTTGATGCTGAGTATCGACCCTAGGGAGCTGTTTGACCCGGGCCCTTTGTTTTAGCTCCTGGTTGTTGCTATGCGACGACATTGCCTTGCTTCCTAAAAACTTTAGCTCACATCGAATTGGGGGGACACCATGAAACTCGTCAAGAAATCATGCATTGCGCTCGTCGCCACGGTCCTTTCGGTCTCCGCATTTGCCGAGCAGCCGAAGCCTATTAGCCGTCCCGATCAACTTGGATTCGCAGCCGATCGCCTCGAACGTGTGACGAGCGCATTTAAGGGCTATGTCGAAAGTGGTCAGATTCCGGGTGCGGTTGTGCTGATCGCGCGAAAGGACAAGGTCGCCTATTTTCGGGCGTTCGGGTTTCGGGACCGCGAGCAGAAGATCGCGATGACCCCAGATTCGATTTTCCGCATTGCGTCCATGACCAAGCCGATCACCAGTATTGGCGCTATGATGCTGGCAGAAGAAGGCAAGCTCGATATCGGCGCTCCCGTTTCACAATATCTGCCGGAATTTAAGGATCTGCAGGTTCGTGTCGAACAGGTCGATCCTGCCACCGGCAAGAAGGAAACGGTCATGCAGCCTCAGATGCGGCCGATGACGGTTCAAGACCTTCTTCGCCACACTGCCGGGCTTGTCTATCCACCCCCCATTGGCAATGGCCCAGTCTCGGACGCCTATCGGGACGCAAACGTTCTCGATCGCAATACAACGCTGGCCGAGATGGTGACGAAGATCTCCAAAC
The Bradyrhizobium sp. KBS0727 genome window above contains:
- the hisG gene encoding ATP phosphoribosyltransferase — protein: MTAPFVLAVPSKGRLQENAEAFFARAGLVLAKPGGARDYRGTITGLDNVEIAYLSASEIASQLARGMVHLGVTGEDLLRESIADADQRVLLIDGLGFGSANVVVAVPQAWIDVRTMADLDDVTTGFRAQHNRRMRVATKYINLTRNFFAAHGVVDYRIIESAGATEGAPAVGTAEMIVDITTTGATLAANGLKVLDDGVILRSQANLVASRDADWSSAARETARVILDHIAARARASKYREVRTRFAGCNDALLAEAHNRFGVVAPFGGPTSSGMLTLHCPPMQIYALGSFLRGHGADTVSVASLDYVLDRENPLFARLEAFLR
- a CDS encoding 16S rRNA (uracil(1498)-N(3))-methyltransferase, yielding MPDFDFSAPRLFVDAPLKVGQTVALERNQSNYLGNVLRLAAGDTILVFNGRDGEWQAQIAGRKRPDALVIVTPTRPQDRLPDIAYVFAPLKHARLDYMVQKAVEMGASTLQPVLTRHTQVSRVNGERMRANVIEAAEQCGILSLAEVAEPVPLDRYLGQRRPSRLLVFCDEAAVSANPVQALQQAAAADGIDILIGPEGGFAAEERTLLLRQPNILRLSLGPRILRADTAGVAALALVQTALGDWAGPGSPGPA
- the groES gene encoding co-chaperone GroES, which gives rise to MSKSKFRPLHDRVVVKRIDAEAKTKGGIIIPDSAKEKPSQGEVTAVGPGGRDEAGKLIPIDLKIGDRVLFGKWSGTEVKLDGDELLIMKESDIMGVLS
- a CDS encoding protein phosphatase CheZ; amino-acid sequence: MSVSRKRFRIEQAIMGDAPVSVVAEGGDIGPMHREIMSELRSIRAQMAAGGGHHRAAVTETAEASVAREVAEAHTLLETYRAQIEQCEKLKVELDLIHDAINRTKREIAVLHGKSHDGAEMAKVNGELGAVVGGTEQATQQILEATEAIDQAASALSKNISPDQQKLLAEDIQERVISIFEACNFQDLTGQRINKVMTTMKFIENHINAMMDIWGGVDAIKAHATPIVDTREGDAKLLNGPKLDGDVGHASQDDIDALFD
- a CDS encoding L,D-transpeptidase, whose translation is MSKISLALLASVSCLCFADQAAAIDASPFAGPSVIYAREPAQPAPVRTASADRSQMGGGFIEFLFGDAPQGGRYQQQPMYQQQPDSGYGRRSLLPPMDPQQSMIRQQEEAAEPAQRPFDPKYEKQMVEYHGKESAGTIVVDTPNKFLFLVQGDGKAMRYGIGVGRPGFTWSGVKTISAKKEWPAWTPPPEMLARRPDLPRHMEGGPQNPLGARAMYLGSSLYRIHGSNEPWTIGTNVSSGCIRMRNEDVIDLYGRVGVGARVVVI
- a CDS encoding ATP phosphoribosyltransferase regulatory subunit; its protein translation is MTVTAAARGAAGSAAWADALLLSFAQAGYVQAEPAILQPAEPFLDLSGEDIRKSLYLTTDASGEELCLRPDLTIPVARDYLASGRAGQPAGFSYLGPVFRYRGGQPSEFLQAGIESFGRQDRAAADAEMLALALEATAAFGLKDVEVRTGDVALFTALIDALNLYPVWRRRLIKDFNRKLSLTQDIERLTLATALGRNEYEGVLAALAGSDRKAALALVTDLMSIAGTTNVGGRSVAEIADRFLEQSTLKGGALPRDALGIIKRFLAIAGDPDQSVAQLRALADDAKLDLTAAIDQLESRVGFMAARGIDTSMTRFSTSFGRGLDYYTGFEFELHAKGSDVEPLVAGGRYDGLMTQLGAATPIPAVGFSVWIEALTQLGKPLAQGSVA
- the ubiA gene encoding 4-hydroxybenzoate octaprenyltransferase produces the protein MSDASARVADATGNWVDTRAPSWSRPYLRLARFDRPIGSWLLLMPCWWSAALAAGVARDISQLAFVVLLFLIGAFVMRGAGCTWNDITDRDLDARVERTRSRPIPAGQVSVAQAFAFLVQQALIGLAVLLQFNRFAIMTGIASLVIVAVYPFMKRITWWPQVVLGLAFSWGALMGFAVTLGRIDLTALVLYAGSIAWVIGYDTIYAHQDAEDDALIGIKSTALLFGARTHRALIVFYALAVLLIGVALSLAGARWPAWIGLMAFAVHLGWQIRRLDIGDPALCLRVFKSNRDAGLLLFAGLLVDAVMRAGA
- a CDS encoding DUF2076 domain-containing protein; this encodes MTPQERQLIDDLFDRLAKLETAPRDPEAMSAIMQGLRIAPNAIYALVQTTLVQDEALKRAHDRIQELEAAQTGQPNQSGGFLDSMRDAIFGQSQPQGSGSVPHVRAPDIGGGRPVWNSGQVMQQSQAPGQQYGQQYGQPAYGQPYGAQQPAVGGGGSFLGTAAAAAAGVVGGSLLLGSIRSMMGGGGHQQSFADSSGLGGGGNQKPWGDQSSSDLARDAGINDINSSSGSSSGQRADDNYGSRAGLFDQASNDDTDHDSDGFDDDGGDGGDDGDSDFA
- a CDS encoding glycosyltransferase family 2 protein — protein: MMLGTDVSGLSTTAANAAAQGLSIVVPVYNEAAGLAALHERLIGLAKTLHARYELGCEVVYVDDGSADATLSIARTLKAEALDVQVVSLSRNFGKEAALMAGLDHARRGAVLFMDGDGQHPPDLVEKLVAHWIDDGYDVVYTAKAHRDNESFLRRQAVHSFYALINWGARQKIPEDAGDFRLLSPRAARALKQLPERNRFFKGLASWIGFRQVRVDYEPAPRAHGVTTFSPGRLIGLSIEGLTSFSVAPLRFASLFGVLLAAGAFMFGLSILWEVWTTGKQVPGYPSLVIGLMTIGGVQLIMIGIVGEYIGKILSELKARPIYFVAEHSEKHASSETAANTTEQTTTTRTAAE
- a CDS encoding ChbG/HpnK family deacetylase → MNDAAPPRRIWLCADDYGLAEGVNRAIRELIGRGRLNATSVMVVGPAIGRDEVKALQEVAAKSPRCAIGLHATLTAPFRPLTMHFRPTDGGMFPAFPKLLRAGLLRRLDVEMIYGELMVQLATFKDLFGRAPDFVDGHQHAQLFPQARDAFLRAVKEAAPGAWVRQGGRLQPLAKRLGAPKALVLDVLSSQFRKRATRAGLAFNPAFAGAYDFSTEPDFGALMRQFLDGLPEDGLVMCHPGFVDETLASLDPLTTQREAEHAFLAGDRFPPLLAANNVTLA